The DNA segment TTCTGGTCACTAATCTTCGTTTATATCTGGGCTGGTCCTCACCACCTTCAATATACCGCTTTACCGGCTTGGGCTCAGGCAGTGGGAACAGGTTTCTCTATCATGCTTATTGCACCATCTTGGGGAGGTATGCTAAACGGGCTTTTAACATTAAGAGGAGCCTGGGATAAAGTAAGAGAAAATCCTATTCTTAAATTCTTCGTTGTTGCAGTAACTTGTTATGGTATGGCAACATTTGAAGGGCCATTATTGGCAACTAAAAACATTAACAAAATCGGTCACTTTACAGACTGGGTTATCGGTCACGTACACTTAGGTGCATTAGGATGGAATGGTTTCATGGCATTCGGTGTAATCTATTACCTGATCCCAATCTTATGGAGAACGAAATTATATTCAACAAGACTTGCCAACTGGCATTTCTGGCTGGGAACTTTAGGAATTATTTTCTATGCAGTACCAATGTATATCTCCGGATTTACTCAAGGATTAATGTGGAAACAGTTCAACCCAGACGGAACCTTAGTATGGAAAAACTGGCTGGATACTGTAACGGCAATTATTCCTTATTTTAAAATGAGATTCGTAGGAGGATTATTTTATCTTTCAGGAGCTATTTTAATGGTGGTAAACTTAATTGCTACGGTAAGAAAAGGATCATTCCAGAAAGATGTACCTGCAGAAGCTCCGGCTTTAGCGAACATCAGCAAAAAGCGTAAAGAAGGAGAAGGCACTCACCTTTGGCTGGAAAGAACTCCTGTATTGATGGGTATTCTGTCTTTATTAACGATCTCTATCGGTAGTATGGTAGAAATTATTCCTACCCTATCGCTTAAGAAAAGTGTACCAACCATTTCAGCAGTGAAGCCATATTCTCCACTGGAGCTGGAAGGTAGAGATATTTATATAAGAGAAGGATGTAATGCATGTCACTCTCAGATGGTAAGACCATTCAGAGATGAGATTGTAAGATTCAACGGTAAAAACGGACAGTATTCCAAAGCGGGAGAATTCGTATACGACAGACCGTTCCTTTGGGGATCTAAGAGAACCGGACCGGATTTGCACAGAGAAGGTGGTAAAAACCCAAGTTCTTGGCACTATAAGCACATGTATAACCCAAGATCTACTTCAGCAGGTTCTATCATGCCTCGTTACCCTTGGTTAATTGCTACCGATCTTGACAGATCTAAAATGGTAGATAAAATGAAGCTGATGAAGAGTGCATTTGAGGTGCCTTATACAAAAGCCGAAATTGATTCTGCAAACTCATGGGCCAATAACCAGGCAACGAAGATTGTAAGAGATATTATGTCTGAAGCACCGGATCTTAAAGATGCCTATGCAAAGAGACCTAAAGGTGAATTGGAGAAAAAAGAGATTGTAGCTCTTATTTCTTACCTTCAGAGATTAGGAACGGATATCAAAACAACGGAAATCAAAACAGCAAGTAATAACTAACATTAAAAAGTTCCATCATGATACCTCAGAACTTTAAAGACATATTATCCAATACCGACAATGCTGGCTTTTACCAGACCTTGGCTCTGATTTTCTTTATGCTGTTCTTCGTAGCACTTGTAATATATGTTTTCAGCAGACCTAAAAAATATTACAAGGAAGAAGAAGAAGCTCCTCTGAGTGATGACCAGGATGATGATAATTTTAATTTAAAAAATTAACAACTTATTATGAAACAAAGAACACCGGTTTTTGTAAACATCTTAATAATAATCGGACTTTTAATAGTTTTTTATTATCTGTTTGTACAGAGCTATGAGTTTCTAGGCTCGCCTTACTTCTGGGGAACTGTTGTGATTGCAGGTATTCTGGCATACATACACAGCGCGATCGGAGATCTTATTGAAAACAATAAATTCAAAAAATTATCTCCTGAAGAAAAAGCAGCTTATTTAGCAGAGAAAAAAGTTCCTTATTTTATAAGGTTATATAATGCAGCATTTAAAAAACAATCTGCTGCCGAAGAGAAAGATATCCTTATCGATCACGGCTTCGACGGGATTATGGAATTGGACAACCAATTACCGAAATGGTGGGTAGGTTTGTTCTATTTTGGGACCGCTTTTTGTATTGTGTATGTTGCAGCATACTCTTTCACAGATTTTGCTCATCCATTGACAGAATATGAAAAAGAATATAAAGAACAGCTTGCAAGCATCAAGAAATACGAAGAAACTCAGCCGCCTGTAACAATTGAAACAGCTAAATATTCAGCAGATAATATTGCAGAGGGTAAAGAGCTCTTTAAAACGAACTGTGCATCTTGTCATAAAGAAGACGGTAGTGGTGGTATCGGTCCGAACCTTACGGATCAATATTGGATCAACCAACCTGAGAAAACGTTATTTAAAAACGTATTCCATATGGACTGGAACGGATCTCCTACCAATCCTGCGATGAGAGCATTCGGTAAGAACGGGGAAGT comes from the Chryseobacterium nepalense genome and includes:
- a CDS encoding cbb3-type cytochrome oxidase subunit 3, giving the protein MIPQNFKDILSNTDNAGFYQTLALIFFMLFFVALVIYVFSRPKKYYKEEEEAPLSDDQDDDNFNLKN
- the ccoN gene encoding cytochrome-c oxidase, cbb3-type subunit I; its protein translation is METQKFSYDNSIVRAFLYATVVFGIIGFLFGLTAALMLFYPELPEFLFGTDDTTIKSLGGGIDGLIKTHGAFGFGRIRMLHTSTVIFAFVMNVVYVGVYYSLQRLLKTRMYSDTLSWIHFWTWQIMILVTYVTFFMGINTSKEYAEHEWPIDILITISWVIFGANMFLTIAKRRVRHLYVAIWFYVGTWIAVAMLHIFNNLEVPLSFTGWKSYSAYAGVKDAIVQWWYGHNAVAFVLTTPVLGLMYYFLPKAADRPVFSYKLSIIHFWSLIFVYIWAGPHHLQYTALPAWAQAVGTGFSIMLIAPSWGGMLNGLLTLRGAWDKVRENPILKFFVVAVTCYGMATFEGPLLATKNINKIGHFTDWVIGHVHLGALGWNGFMAFGVIYYLIPILWRTKLYSTRLANWHFWLGTLGIIFYAVPMYISGFTQGLMWKQFNPDGTLVWKNWLDTVTAIIPYFKMRFVGGLFYLSGAILMVVNLIATVRKGSFQKDVPAEAPALANISKKRKEGEGTHLWLERTPVLMGILSLLTISIGSMVEIIPTLSLKKSVPTISAVKPYSPLELEGRDIYIREGCNACHSQMVRPFRDEIVRFNGKNGQYSKAGEFVYDRPFLWGSKRTGPDLHREGGKNPSSWHYKHMYNPRSTSAGSIMPRYPWLIATDLDRSKMVDKMKLMKSAFEVPYTKAEIDSANSWANNQATKIVRDIMSEAPDLKDAYAKRPKGELEKKEIVALISYLQRLGTDIKTTEIKTASNN
- a CDS encoding cbb3-type cytochrome c oxidase N-terminal domain-containing protein — encoded protein: MKQRTPVFVNILIIIGLLIVFYYLFVQSYEFLGSPYFWGTVVIAGILAYIHSAIGDLIENNKFKKLSPEEKAAYLAEKKVPYFIRLYNAAFKKQSAAEEKDILIDHGFDGIMELDNQLPKWWVGLFYFGTAFCIVYVAAYSFTDFAHPLTEYEKEYKEQLASIKKYEETQPPVTIETAKYSADNIAEGKELFKTNCASCHKEDGSGGIGPNLTDQYWINQPEKTLFKNVFHMDWNGSPTNPAMRAFGKNGEVSGAEIEKIAAYVYHINQELPPVTPAQGGAAPQGTEAHWEKE